In Paenibacillus sp. J23TS9, a single genomic region encodes these proteins:
- a CDS encoding DUF4179 domain-containing protein translates to MSRFYKNGLQGKVQDPPRPNYNQMWTDIEREVAMRRSGALQVTSTPRTKRKFIPAAIVFSCFMVVAVPVFAGVTLNWDSLYGGRSVTNALNNGVGQRYNLDVSSKDITMSLKGVVTDGERMKMLVSIDSDMKPGDYDAVELEHMVIKDEAGKEEPVNGYLNYDESSGKLLGIYETKDNLQQGKKTYTLEAGSLVYYKDKDIALKQIPKAGETLSTGEARYPSIRIKSVTESNSSLAVRYNVSAADSNDQGHGDPHLIVKTGSGSSRGMLTQLPPEDKDVLIEQVFSNLTAEAWGNAELHFNYMKEAKRIPGTWSFHFKADGKKAGEAVYSQLLQSSDEFQQKAGMSLNQLTVTPLEIIAGIQDDMLMKVHDKNGEVMYKDVRLMVGDQEIAGSYTIKGDDPEKYQHVFAFESPEWYKDWSKVPMKMILKDAVVTKRDKSANWLVLNKPAAKKQTAEMKLESFGVRFDYYMDGNDLVVESESDSKGFKGISQSMLRVDGQDLYPEYTPRGPSAPSKNIERYPNFKMNQTLEINPGFYSYYDSSRDSEITLIK, encoded by the coding sequence ATGAGTCGCTTCTATAAAAATGGGCTACAGGGAAAGGTTCAGGATCCTCCCCGTCCGAATTATAATCAGATGTGGACGGACATTGAACGAGAAGTAGCGATGCGCAGATCGGGTGCTCTGCAAGTGACTTCCACTCCAAGAACGAAAAGGAAATTCATACCTGCTGCCATCGTCTTCTCGTGTTTTATGGTCGTTGCCGTTCCTGTGTTTGCGGGGGTTACACTGAATTGGGACAGTCTTTACGGCGGCCGGAGTGTAACGAATGCACTGAATAATGGAGTTGGCCAACGTTATAATCTTGATGTGAGCAGCAAGGATATTACGATGAGCTTGAAAGGTGTAGTCACGGACGGAGAAAGAATGAAAATGTTGGTCTCGATCGATTCCGATATGAAACCGGGCGATTATGATGCTGTGGAACTGGAGCATATGGTAATCAAGGACGAAGCAGGTAAGGAAGAACCGGTCAATGGTTACTTGAATTACGATGAATCCAGTGGAAAACTTCTCGGGATATATGAAACTAAAGACAATCTGCAGCAAGGCAAAAAAACATACACACTGGAAGCAGGCAGCCTTGTATATTACAAAGACAAGGACATTGCCCTGAAGCAGATCCCTAAAGCAGGAGAAACGCTCTCCACCGGTGAAGCGCGATACCCTTCCATCCGCATAAAGTCGGTGACGGAGTCCAATAGCAGTTTAGCCGTACGGTATAACGTATCAGCAGCCGATTCAAACGACCAGGGACATGGAGATCCGCATTTAATTGTTAAGACGGGTAGCGGAAGCAGTCGGGGCATGCTGACCCAGCTTCCTCCGGAAGATAAGGACGTACTTATTGAGCAAGTATTCAGTAATTTGACCGCCGAAGCATGGGGGAATGCAGAGCTGCATTTCAATTATATGAAAGAAGCGAAGCGGATTCCGGGTACGTGGTCATTCCATTTTAAAGCAGATGGCAAAAAGGCGGGCGAAGCGGTTTATTCGCAGCTGCTGCAATCCAGCGATGAATTCCAGCAAAAGGCGGGTATGTCGCTAAACCAGTTGACAGTCACACCACTGGAGATTATTGCCGGCATTCAGGATGACATGCTGATGAAGGTACACGACAAGAATGGTGAAGTCATGTATAAAGACGTACGGCTGATGGTTGGCGATCAGGAGATCGCAGGCTCCTACACGATAAAAGGGGATGACCCGGAAAAGTATCAGCATGTGTTCGCTTTCGAATCACCGGAGTGGTACAAGGATTGGTCCAAGGTACCGATGAAGATGATTTTGAAAGATGCGGTTGTCACAAAAAGAGATAAATCCGCAAACTGGCTTGTCCTGAACAAACCCGCTGCGAAGAAGCAGACGGCTGAAATGAAGCTGGAGTCTTTCGGAGTTCGTTTCGATTATTATATGGATGGGAATGATCTCGTTGTCGAATCGGAGTCTGATTCGAAGGGATTTAAAGGTATCAGCCAATCCATGCTCCGCGTGGATGGTCAAGACCTCTATCCGGAATATACACCGAGGGGACCGAGCGCACCGAGCAAAAATATCGAGAGATACCCGAACTTTAAGATGAATCAAACGCTGGAGATCAATCCTGGATTCTACAGCTATTATGATTCGAGCAGGGACAGTGAGATAACCCTCATTAAATAG
- the hrcA gene encoding heat-inducible transcriptional repressor HrcA, translating to MLTERQRLILNAIVDDYIRSAEPVGSRSISKRGDVGYSPATIRNEMADLEDLGFLEQPHTSAGRIPSHKGYRYYVDHLEPIYQGLPTELRSLRNYFAEKLNASEQVIQHAAMILSHITNYTSILLGPEVFHTSLRHFQLLSLNETTAVAIIVTSTGQVESKTVSVPPGVSVSEMEKVVNLLNSRLVNVPLYKLKSRLYRELGQEMERHLTNFEEMMGILDNIFVDTDTDQRVYLSGATNMLTQPEFKDVEKVKDILDLLEETPTLMKMMAATQGSAGIQVRIGTENDHEAFANCSLITATYSLDGEALGTIGILGPTRMEYARVMSLLGILSKDLTTMLSKLYK from the coding sequence ATGCTTACCGAACGCCAAAGATTGATACTGAATGCCATTGTCGACGATTATATCCGCTCTGCGGAACCTGTCGGCTCACGCAGCATATCGAAACGGGGAGATGTCGGATACAGTCCTGCAACGATACGCAATGAGATGGCTGACTTGGAGGATCTGGGTTTTTTGGAACAGCCCCATACATCGGCCGGACGCATCCCTTCTCATAAAGGTTACCGATATTATGTGGACCATCTTGAACCGATTTATCAAGGGCTTCCAACGGAGCTGCGTTCTCTGCGCAACTATTTCGCGGAGAAGCTGAATGCATCGGAACAGGTCATCCAGCATGCCGCCATGATTCTTTCCCATATTACGAACTACACTTCCATCCTGCTTGGGCCGGAAGTTTTTCATACGTCTCTTCGCCATTTCCAGCTGCTGTCGCTAAACGAGACGACTGCGGTAGCCATTATCGTGACCAGCACTGGACAGGTTGAGAGCAAAACGGTATCTGTACCGCCTGGCGTTTCTGTTTCAGAAATGGAGAAAGTGGTAAATCTGCTTAACAGTAGGCTGGTCAATGTTCCGCTCTACAAGCTCAAATCCAGGCTTTACCGTGAGCTGGGGCAGGAAATGGAGCGCCACTTAACCAATTTTGAAGAAATGATGGGCATCTTGGACAATATATTTGTGGATACGGATACCGATCAGCGCGTGTATTTGAGCGGTGCAACCAATATGTTGACCCAGCCCGAATTCAAAGATGTGGAGAAAGTCAAGGACATCCTTGACCTTCTCGAAGAAACGCCTACACTCATGAAAATGATGGCTGCCACGCAGGGCTCGGCAGGGATTCAAGTTCGGATTGGTACCGAAAATGACCATGAGGCCTTTGCTAACTGCAGCCTGATAACGGCAACCTATTCATTGGATGGAGAGGCGCTGGGAACGATCGGCATTCTAGGTCCTACGCGGATGGAATATGCCAGGGTAATGAGTCTGCTTGGCATTCTGTCGAAGGATCTGACGACGATGCTATCAAAGCTGTATAAATAA
- a CDS encoding TCP-1/cpn60 chaperonin family protein — MSQGQQPVREGEERYAALLNNSNAVRAITSAVEGTLGPKGLDVMLVGDRGEVIITNDGVTILDKMDVSHPAARLLIQVARSQQKKVGDGTTTATVLAGALVQEGVSQIVRGVPASKVVAGMQQGVKMAAESLQARAREIEDLEDPLLAKAVYVAGREREDIVALVMEAASIIGIRKLKDPSYLLADAVTSHEKGSNEVFEGLLLRQLPLYPHDTPILEDTRILILHDALEPESLDEEVLTTEAGFARYMELRERFTRDLHVLADLGIGLILLEKGIHPDAEQFCMDHGIMVIPRVSRNDLARVSSMTGAVPLRRTALHKERESLGRLLGFSPWACYDETLERVRIRSGGQKEEPFVTLIVGASTAEVVGESARIAADAASALQAAIAGGILPGGGTAELAVSYELERQREAVKGMEAFGIAAVAAALRKPMSQILLNAGYNPLEKMEEARAAQLTENCDGMGVDCDSGLVIHYEEKGIVDPALVKIHGLQTAGEVAAAVLRIHNVIKMRSAHGYEE; from the coding sequence ATGAGTCAAGGTCAGCAGCCGGTACGCGAAGGCGAGGAACGGTACGCGGCACTGCTCAACAACAGTAATGCCGTCCGGGCCATTACCTCTGCGGTTGAAGGCACCCTGGGTCCTAAAGGACTTGATGTCATGCTGGTGGGTGACCGGGGTGAAGTGATTATTACGAACGACGGGGTCACTATTCTGGATAAAATGGATGTCAGTCATCCAGCGGCAAGGCTGCTAATTCAGGTAGCACGCTCCCAGCAGAAAAAGGTAGGGGATGGAACAACCACAGCTACCGTTCTGGCGGGTGCACTTGTCCAGGAAGGGGTATCCCAGATCGTAAGAGGCGTACCTGCATCCAAAGTGGTGGCAGGCATGCAGCAGGGAGTTAAGATGGCTGCAGAATCTCTGCAAGCCCGGGCCAGAGAGATTGAGGATCTGGAGGATCCCTTGCTGGCCAAAGCCGTATACGTGGCTGGAAGGGAACGGGAAGATATCGTGGCTCTTGTAATGGAAGCTGCTTCGATCATCGGAATCCGCAAGCTGAAGGATCCTTCCTATTTACTGGCTGATGCCGTGACATCGCATGAAAAGGGCAGCAATGAGGTGTTTGAGGGTCTTCTGCTCAGACAGCTGCCATTGTATCCACATGATACGCCCATTCTTGAAGATACACGGATTCTCATCCTGCATGATGCGCTTGAGCCTGAAAGCCTGGATGAGGAAGTGTTGACGACTGAAGCCGGCTTTGCCCGATATATGGAACTGCGTGAGCGGTTTACCCGCGATTTGCATGTGTTGGCTGATCTCGGTATTGGTTTGATTTTGCTGGAAAAAGGGATTCATCCGGATGCAGAACAGTTCTGCATGGATCATGGAATCATGGTCATTCCAAGAGTAAGCCGGAATGACCTGGCACGCGTCAGCTCAATGACCGGTGCCGTTCCGCTGCGGCGGACGGCGTTACATAAAGAGCGGGAGTCACTTGGAAGACTGCTCGGTTTTTCTCCTTGGGCATGCTATGATGAAACATTAGAGCGTGTCCGGATCAGGAGCGGCGGACAAAAGGAGGAGCCTTTTGTGACGCTCATTGTTGGTGCCAGCACCGCTGAAGTGGTCGGTGAATCAGCCCGGATCGCGGCTGACGCAGCTTCTGCACTTCAGGCAGCGATTGCAGGAGGTATCCTCCCCGGCGGCGGCACCGCTGAGCTTGCCGTTTCCTATGAGCTGGAGCGGCAGCGTGAAGCTGTGAAAGGGATGGAGGCTTTTGGCATTGCAGCTGTTGCTGCAGCCCTACGTAAACCGATGTCCCAAATCCTGCTGAACGCAGGCTACAATCCGCTTGAGAAGATGGAAGAGGCACGTGCCGCGCAGCTGACAGAGAATTGTGACGGCATGGGAGTGGACTGCGATTCCGGCCTTGTGATCCACTACGAGGAGAAGGGCATTGTTGATCCCGCTTTGGTCAAAATTCACGGCCTGCAGACGGCTGGTGAGGTTGCTGCGGCAGTACTGCGCATTCATAATGTTATTAAGATGAGAAGCGCACATGGGTATGAGGAATGA
- the grpE gene encoding nucleotide exchange factor GrpE: MKENQNYQEHENELNETSEDTSVENENTAAQADASSTEEGNVEVLDSAHLQNEVERLQTLADDYQQRALRTQADFDNFRKRTQKEKEDFAKYASSKLITELLPIIDNFGRAITAAGDIADSDSFAKGVGMIFRQLEGVLKAEGLEPMETVGQPFNPEFHQAIMQVESDEYEEGIVVEEVQKGYILKDRVLRPAMVKVSM; this comes from the coding sequence TTGAAAGAAAACCAAAACTATCAAGAACATGAAAACGAATTGAATGAAACCAGCGAGGATACTTCGGTGGAAAATGAAAACACAGCTGCTCAAGCAGATGCTTCTTCTACAGAAGAGGGAAATGTGGAGGTATTGGATTCCGCACATCTTCAAAATGAGGTTGAACGCCTGCAGACGCTGGCTGATGATTACCAGCAGCGAGCACTGCGGACTCAAGCGGATTTTGATAACTTCCGTAAACGGACCCAGAAGGAGAAAGAAGACTTTGCAAAATATGCATCGTCCAAGCTGATTACGGAGCTGCTCCCTATTATTGATAATTTCGGGCGGGCCATTACCGCTGCAGGTGACATTGCAGACAGTGATTCCTTCGCGAAAGGCGTTGGCATGATCTTCCGTCAGCTCGAAGGCGTTCTGAAAGCCGAGGGTCTGGAGCCGATGGAAACGGTTGGACAGCCGTTTAATCCAGAATTCCATCAAGCCATCATGCAGGTGGAAAGCGATGAATATGAAGAAGGCATCGTTGTTGAGGAAGTGCAAAAAGGCTACATTCTCAAAGACAGAGTGTTACGCCCGGCAATGGTTAAAGTCAGCATGTAA
- the dnaK gene encoding molecular chaperone DnaK produces the protein MSKVIGIDLGTTNSCVAVMEGGEAVVIPNPEGARTTPSVVGFKKDGERIVGETAKRQAITNPDRTIHSIKRHMGTNHKETIEGKDYTPQEISAMILQKLKSDAEAYLGQTVTQAVITVPAYFNDSQRQATKDAGKIAGLEVLRIVNEPTAAALAYGLEKSEDQTILVYDLGGGTFDVSILELGDGFFEVKATSGDNHLGGDDFDQVIIDYLVNEFKKEQGIDLSKDKAAVQRLKDAAEKAKKELSGVLTTTISLPFITVVDGVPQHLEVNLTRAKFEEISADLVERTLGPTRQALSDAGMTPNDIHRIVLVGGSTRIPAVQEAIKKLTGKDPHKGVNPDEVVALGAAVQAGVLTGDVKDVVLLDVTPLSLGIETAGGVFTKMIERNTTIPTSKSQVFSTYADNQPSVEIHVLQGERQMAAGNKTLGRFMLGDIPPAPRGVPQIEVTFDIDANGIVNVSATDKGTNKTQKITITSSSGLSDDEVERMMKDAEAHAEEDRNRKDLVEAKNNADQLVYSTEKTIKDLGDKVDAGEVEKANAAKDKVKAALETDDLEQIQKATEELTEIVQQLSVKLYEQAAQAQQGAEGAQGGQEGAPKKDNVVDADYEVVDEDKNQG, from the coding sequence ATGAGTAAAGTTATCGGTATTGACCTTGGAACCACCAACTCCTGTGTAGCCGTAATGGAAGGCGGCGAAGCCGTTGTTATCCCGAACCCGGAAGGCGCACGTACGACCCCTTCGGTTGTAGGTTTTAAAAAGGACGGCGAGCGTATCGTCGGTGAAACAGCAAAGCGTCAGGCAATTACAAACCCAGACCGCACCATTCATTCCATTAAACGCCACATGGGTACGAACCATAAAGAAACAATTGAAGGAAAAGACTATACTCCACAAGAAATCTCGGCTATGATCCTGCAAAAGCTGAAATCCGATGCAGAAGCATACCTCGGACAAACGGTTACTCAAGCAGTAATCACCGTTCCAGCTTATTTCAATGACAGTCAGCGTCAAGCGACCAAAGATGCAGGTAAAATCGCAGGTCTTGAAGTCCTTCGTATCGTCAACGAGCCAACTGCAGCAGCACTTGCATACGGTCTGGAAAAATCCGAAGACCAAACCATCTTGGTATATGACCTGGGCGGCGGTACTTTCGACGTATCGATTCTTGAACTGGGCGACGGCTTCTTCGAAGTAAAAGCGACAAGTGGTGATAACCACCTGGGCGGCGACGACTTCGACCAAGTTATCATTGATTACCTCGTTAACGAATTCAAGAAAGAACAAGGCATTGATCTCAGCAAGGACAAAGCCGCTGTACAACGCTTGAAGGACGCAGCTGAAAAAGCGAAGAAAGAGCTTTCCGGCGTCTTGACAACAACAATCTCCCTGCCATTTATCACTGTGGTAGACGGAGTGCCTCAGCATTTGGAGGTTAACTTGACCCGTGCTAAATTCGAAGAAATTTCTGCTGATCTGGTAGAGCGTACACTCGGACCAACTCGTCAAGCGCTGAGCGATGCAGGCATGACTCCTAACGATATCCATAGAATTGTACTGGTCGGTGGATCTACTCGTATTCCTGCCGTACAGGAAGCGATTAAGAAGCTGACAGGCAAAGATCCTCATAAAGGCGTTAACCCGGATGAAGTGGTTGCCCTTGGTGCAGCGGTTCAAGCCGGCGTACTGACAGGTGATGTTAAAGACGTGGTTCTGCTGGACGTAACTCCGCTGTCCCTTGGTATCGAAACTGCAGGCGGCGTGTTCACGAAAATGATCGAGCGCAACACAACGATCCCAACCAGCAAATCCCAAGTCTTCTCGACCTATGCTGACAACCAGCCAAGCGTTGAGATCCATGTATTGCAAGGTGAGCGTCAAATGGCAGCCGGCAATAAAACACTCGGACGCTTCATGCTGGGAGACATTCCTCCAGCACCACGCGGCGTACCGCAAATTGAAGTTACCTTTGATATTGATGCCAACGGTATCGTAAACGTTTCTGCTACGGACAAAGGTACCAACAAAACGCAAAAAATCACGATTACTTCTTCCAGCGGCCTCAGCGATGATGAAGTTGAACGCATGATGAAGGATGCCGAGGCTCATGCCGAGGAAGACCGTAATCGTAAAGATTTGGTTGAAGCGAAGAACAACGCTGACCAACTCGTGTACTCCACAGAAAAAACCATCAAAGATCTTGGCGACAAGGTCGATGCGGGCGAAGTGGAAAAAGCGAATGCAGCGAAAGATAAAGTGAAAGCTGCGCTCGAAACCGACGATCTGGAGCAAATCCAAAAGGCAACCGAGGAATTGACTGAAATCGTGCAGCAATTGTCTGTTAAGCTGTATGAGCAAGCGGCTCAAGCTCAACAAGGTGCAGAAGGCGCTCAAGGCGGCCAGGAAGGCGCACCCAAAAAAGACAACGTAGTTGATGCTGACTATGAGGTTGTTGACGAGGACAAGAATCAAGGTTAA
- the dnaJ gene encoding molecular chaperone DnaJ, whose protein sequence is MADKRDYYEVLGVGKDASDEDIKKAYRKLARQYHPDVNKADDAETKFKEVKEAYDVLSDGQKRSTYDQYGHIDPNQGMGGGFQGGDFGGFGDIFDMFFGGGGGRRDPNAPQRGNDLQYTMTIEFKEAVFGKETDITIPRTENCDTCHGSGAKPGTKPQTCSVCNGSGQQEVVQNTPFGRMVNRRSCSNCNGTGQIIKDKCPTCHGNGKVKKQRKIHVKIPAGVDDGAQLRMTGEGEGGLRGGPSGDLYIVIRVKSHDFFEREGDDIYCEIPLTFAQAALGDEIEIPTLTEKVKLKIPAGTQTGTYFRLKGKGVPRLRGIGQGDQHVKVVIVTPSKLSDEQKDLLRQFASMDGEQTHEHEQSFFDRMKRAFRGD, encoded by the coding sequence GTGGCTGATAAGCGTGATTACTATGAGGTACTGGGCGTAGGCAAGGACGCTTCCGATGAAGATATTAAAAAGGCATACCGCAAGCTTGCCCGGCAGTATCATCCGGACGTCAACAAAGCGGATGACGCGGAAACCAAGTTTAAAGAAGTTAAGGAAGCTTATGATGTGCTCAGCGACGGCCAGAAGCGCTCCACTTATGACCAATACGGTCATATTGATCCGAACCAGGGTATGGGCGGAGGATTCCAGGGTGGTGACTTCGGCGGCTTTGGCGATATATTTGATATGTTTTTCGGAGGTGGCGGCGGACGCCGCGATCCAAATGCACCGCAGCGGGGGAATGACCTGCAGTATACGATGACGATCGAATTTAAAGAGGCTGTGTTCGGAAAAGAAACGGATATTACGATTCCGCGTACCGAAAACTGTGACACTTGTCATGGATCAGGCGCTAAACCGGGCACGAAGCCGCAAACATGTTCCGTATGTAACGGTTCAGGCCAGCAGGAAGTAGTTCAAAATACGCCGTTTGGCCGTATGGTGAACCGTCGCAGCTGCTCGAACTGTAATGGAACCGGCCAGATCATCAAGGATAAATGTCCAACTTGCCACGGCAACGGCAAGGTGAAGAAGCAGCGCAAGATTCATGTCAAAATTCCTGCGGGTGTCGATGACGGAGCCCAGCTCCGCATGACCGGCGAGGGTGAAGGCGGCTTGCGCGGCGGCCCTTCGGGAGATTTGTATATCGTAATCCGCGTGAAATCCCATGATTTCTTTGAGCGTGAAGGCGATGATATTTACTGCGAAATTCCGTTGACATTTGCACAGGCGGCTCTCGGGGATGAGATTGAAATCCCGACGCTTACTGAAAAAGTAAAGCTCAAAATTCCTGCGGGTACCCAGACCGGAACCTATTTCCGTCTGAAGGGCAAAGGCGTTCCTCGCCTGCGCGGCATCGGACAGGGGGATCAGCATGTGAAGGTCGTTATCGTGACGCCAAGCAAGCTGAGCGATGAGCAAAAAGACCTGCTGCGTCAGTTTGCCTCGATGGATGGAGAGCAGACGCATGAGCATGAGCAATCCTTTTTTGACCGGATGAAGCGTGCTTTCCGCGGAGACTGA
- a CDS encoding YfhD family protein yields the protein MASRDKKGRIMSKTEKIKKLMSMKNEDVEFSGVLADHEDVEALRRSEAADERQLRQMDDDSWNIKP from the coding sequence ATGGCAAGCCGTGATAAAAAGGGACGTATTATGAGTAAGACGGAGAAGATCAAGAAGCTTATGTCCATGAAAAATGAGGACGTGGAATTCTCCGGCGTTTTGGCTGACCACGAGGATGTGGAAGCCCTACGCCGAAGTGAAGCCGCCGATGAGCGGCAGCTGCGCCAGATGGATGACGACAGCTGGAATATAAAGCCCTAA
- the prmA gene encoding 50S ribosomal protein L11 methyltransferase codes for MLWHELTIHTTEEAVEMISNFLHEAGAGGVSIEESGTLNKKRDTTYGELYDLPLNDIPEGHAEIKGYFSEESSVEDILEEVKHRIEELRDFQIDPGEVRYEFRTVNEDEWATAWKQYFKPLRVSESLTIKPTWEEYTPESESEKIIEIDPGMAFGTGTHPTTSLCLRTLEKVVKGGEEIIDVGTGSGILAIGAVLLGAKHVLALDLDPVAVSIAKENVALNQMDSRITVKESDLLSLLDGSGNVDLGIKLPVKIVVANILAEVILLFVDDVYQALEPGGVYIASGIYKNKEEIVQQALEDSGFDIEDINRDEDWVAFVARKRS; via the coding sequence ATGTTATGGCATGAGTTAACAATACATACCACGGAGGAAGCCGTGGAGATGATTTCCAACTTCCTGCATGAAGCAGGAGCAGGCGGGGTATCAATAGAGGAATCCGGCACTTTGAATAAGAAGCGCGACACAACATACGGTGAGCTGTATGATCTGCCGTTGAATGATATACCCGAAGGGCATGCTGAAATCAAAGGATATTTCTCGGAGGAGTCTTCAGTAGAGGACATTCTTGAAGAAGTGAAGCATAGAATCGAAGAGCTGCGCGATTTCCAGATTGATCCGGGTGAGGTCCGCTATGAGTTCAGAACGGTTAATGAGGATGAGTGGGCTACAGCTTGGAAGCAGTACTTTAAACCGCTTCGAGTTTCTGAAAGCTTGACCATCAAGCCGACCTGGGAAGAGTACACACCGGAAAGCGAGTCTGAAAAGATTATTGAAATTGATCCGGGTATGGCCTTCGGTACAGGAACCCATCCTACAACTTCGCTTTGTCTGCGTACGCTTGAGAAGGTGGTTAAGGGTGGCGAGGAAATTATTGATGTGGGAACGGGATCCGGAATTCTGGCGATCGGCGCTGTTTTGCTTGGAGCGAAGCATGTGCTTGCACTGGATCTTGATCCGGTGGCGGTATCCATTGCCAAGGAAAACGTGGCGCTAAACCAAATGGATTCGCGAATTACGGTGAAGGAAAGTGACTTGTTGTCTTTATTGGACGGCAGCGGCAATGTAGATCTAGGGATTAAACTACCTGTTAAAATCGTAGTTGCCAATATTTTGGCAGAAGTTATATTGCTTTTCGTAGATGATGTATATCAGGCACTGGAGCCGGGTGGTGTGTACATCGCATCCGGTATTTATAAAAATAAAGAAGAAATCGTACAGCAGGCACTTGAGGATTCCGGTTTTGACATAGAGGATATTAACCGTGATGAGGACTGGGTCGCATTTGTAGCTAGAAAGAGGTCATAA
- a CDS encoding site-2 protease family protein, with product MDFLNRILSVPLEQLPFYLVVLVVAFTVHEFSHAYFANKFGDPTAKLLGRVTLNPAVHFDLLGIILLLIAGFGWARPVPVNRDNFKSPRLMGVVVSAAGPLSNFFLAIIGTFIYAVLISTGALASISNAKVIEAIIIFFQLFGMMNFFLFLFNLIPLPPLDGYRILEDLVPRQVRAKLQQFEQWSVFIFLLILFIPTVRQYTITPIYNLAYNLYFHFMQVFMHILS from the coding sequence ATGGATTTCCTAAACAGAATACTCAGTGTTCCGCTGGAGCAGCTTCCATTCTACCTGGTGGTGTTGGTCGTTGCGTTCACGGTACATGAATTTTCGCATGCTTATTTTGCCAATAAATTCGGAGATCCGACGGCAAAGCTGTTGGGCCGGGTTACTTTGAATCCTGCGGTCCATTTTGACCTGCTGGGAATCATTTTGCTCCTGATTGCAGGCTTCGGCTGGGCTAGACCGGTTCCAGTCAACCGTGATAATTTCAAAAGTCCGCGGCTGATGGGGGTTGTTGTTTCTGCTGCCGGCCCGCTGAGCAACTTTTTCCTTGCGATTATCGGAACTTTTATATATGCGGTTCTGATCAGTACCGGAGCTTTGGCTTCCATCTCCAATGCAAAGGTGATTGAGGCGATTATCATCTTCTTCCAGCTGTTTGGAATGATGAACTTCTTTCTCTTTTTGTTTAATCTGATACCTCTGCCGCCTTTGGACGGTTATCGGATTCTGGAAGATTTGGTTCCGCGTCAGGTGAGAGCCAAACTGCAGCAGTTTGAGCAGTGGTCCGTTTTTATTTTCTTGCTGATCCTATTCATTCCTACGGTGCGTCAGTATACGATCACGCCGATCTATAATCTGGCTTATAATTTGTATTTTCATTTCATGCAGGTCTTTATGCATATTTTGTCTTAG
- a CDS encoding 16S rRNA (uracil(1498)-N(3))-methyltransferase, with translation MQRYFVSPDQFKESTVDISGEDARHISRVMRGKNGDKLIVSDGISREALVEITAIDSGVVTAAVLEHLEMTHEPAVKVTVAQSLPKGDKMETVIQKCTEIGAISFVPFISERTIVQYDAKKESKRLERWNKIAKEAAEQSHRNTVPEVTQPLTWKQLLPTFKNYDAVYFCYEKEEGLQLRDALRPFMQDLPTDHAPGVLLLVGPEGGFSEEECRQAEEAGAASTGLGRRILRCETAGMVALACILYESGEMGGV, from the coding sequence ATGCAGCGGTATTTCGTATCTCCAGATCAATTCAAAGAGAGTACAGTAGATATTTCCGGTGAGGATGCACGTCATATCTCCAGGGTCATGCGCGGTAAGAACGGGGATAAGCTGATTGTCAGCGATGGTATTTCCCGTGAAGCGCTTGTTGAGATTACAGCCATTGATTCGGGTGTGGTCACCGCCGCCGTCTTGGAACACCTGGAAATGACACATGAGCCTGCCGTAAAGGTAACGGTTGCCCAAAGCTTGCCCAAAGGGGATAAGATGGAAACCGTCATTCAAAAATGCACTGAAATAGGCGCGATTTCTTTCGTTCCATTTATTTCTGAGCGCACGATCGTTCAGTACGATGCCAAAAAGGAATCTAAACGTCTCGAACGCTGGAACAAAATCGCGAAAGAAGCAGCTGAGCAGAGCCACCGGAACACGGTTCCGGAAGTGACCCAGCCACTCACGTGGAAGCAGCTTTTACCAACGTTTAAAAACTATGACGCCGTTTATTTTTGCTATGAAAAGGAAGAGGGTCTGCAGCTGCGCGATGCGCTAAGACCATTCATGCAAGATTTGCCGACAGACCATGCGCCGGGTGTTCTGCTCCTTGTGGGTCCCGAAGGCGGATTCAGTGAAGAAGAATGCCGGCAGGCGGAAGAAGCTGGAGCCGCGAGTACAGGGCTCGGCAGGCGAATCCTGCGATGTGAGACAGCGGGAATGGTTGCCCTTGCATGCATACTTTATGAATCCGGAGAAATGGGAGGAGTTTGA